CGCAATGAGGATCTGTAAAGTTTTCCCTTATTATGGACTGGGCGCTCATGTTGCCCACTCCACAATATTGGATAATTTATTTCTTGGAGTTCCCTAAGCGATCGCCTTCATGGAGAATAATCTCTCTTTTGCCATCGCTTTGCACCTGAGTGTAAGGCTGCAAAACGATCTTCCCTGCTGTTTCTAAACCAGCAAACACGATAATTTGCGAAAGTTGTTCCAGGGATGCCTGCATGATTAGCCCGATATTGCCAAGGCTGGACGATGATGAATCCAAGGGTTAGCGGCTTCCAGTTGTGCTGCTAGGCTGATGATTGTGGCTTCAGCAGCAGGTTTACCAATTAGCTGCACACTCATGGGTAAACCATTACTGTCAAAGCCTACAGGAATTGCGATCGCAGGTTGTCCAGTTGCATTCGCAGGCGGACAAGGGGCAACCCACTCAATAATATTTTGGAATGTCTCTTCTGGACTCAACGAAGCCCATTCTCCAATGCGGATAGGTGAATGTAAATAAACTGGCAATACCAACACATCCACGGTATCGAAAAACGCCACAATCTGCCGTGCCACTACCTGCATTTGAGAAACTGCTTGGAGGTACTGGGCAACGGAACCTGTGCGTGCAAATAGCCAGCGATTCAATGGTTGCAAGGCTTCAACCGGAAGTCCCGCCGCCGCTACCCCAGCTTGCCAGACAATTTGAAATGGTTCAACTAAAGCACTGAAATCCGGGGATTTCTGTTCAACGTGGTGGCCGAGTTGTTCTAATAACTGGACAGTTTGGCGGACACCTTGCTGACAGTTAGCATCAGCTTCTCCCAAAGGAGAAATGCTAGTGTCAAAGGCAATTCGCAAAGCACCAGGTTTTGTCTGAGTGGCGGCGAGAAATGATGGTTCGGGATCTGGCAACCAGTAAGGATCGCCTGTGACATAGCCAGAGATAGCATCCAAAAGGGCAGCAGCATCAGCGACAGTCCGGGCGATGGGGCCATTGACGGCAATTCCCGCGAGGCGTTCGCCTACGGGTGCTTTACTCACTCTGCCTCTGGATGGTTTGAGTCCCACCAAACCACAACAAGCCGCAGGCCCCCGAATTGAACCACCACCATCAGAACCTTGAGCGATCGCACATAATGCCGCTGCTACCGCCGCCGCTGCGCCACCACTGGAACCGCCAGGGGTGTATTCTAAATTCCACGGATTCCTTGCTGGGGGAAAACCCGCAGGTTCACTGTATGGAAATGAACCTAATTCGGAAGTGGCTGTTTTACCGAGAATAGTAAATCCAGCTTGCTTAATCCTTGTCACAACTCCATCGTCATAGTTAGGAATATTATTCAGTAATGCCGGATTCCCGTAAGTACAGGTAACACCTGCTACAGCATTGAGGTCTTTAATGGAAATCGGCACGCCAAAAAATGGCGGTAATTCTGAGGTAGTTGTCAATAATTCTGTTTTGGCTTTGGCATCTGCGATCGCCAATTCTGCCGTTACCGTAAAATA
This Nostoc sp. C052 DNA region includes the following protein-coding sequences:
- a CDS encoding amidase encodes the protein MNEVDLAFTPALELAQLIRRREISPLELVEIYLERIGQLNPQLGSYFTVTAELAIADAKAKTELLTTTSELPPFFGVPISIKDLNAVAGVTCTYGNPALLNNIPNYDDGVVTRIKQAGFTILGKTATSELGSFPYSEPAGFPPARNPWNLEYTPGGSSGGAAAAVAAALCAIAQGSDGGGSIRGPAACCGLVGLKPSRGRVSKAPVGERLAGIAVNGPIARTVADAAALLDAISGYVTGDPYWLPDPEPSFLAATQTKPGALRIAFDTSISPLGEADANCQQGVRQTVQLLEQLGHHVEQKSPDFSALVEPFQIVWQAGVAAAGLPVEALQPLNRWLFARTGSVAQYLQAVSQMQVVARQIVAFFDTVDVLVLPVYLHSPIRIGEWASLSPEETFQNIIEWVAPCPPANATGQPAIAIPVGFDSNGLPMSVQLIGKPAAEATIISLAAQLEAANPWIHHRPALAISG